In the Kutzneria kofuensis genome, GGTGAGCGGGCCCTCGGGCTCCCGCCGCGCACCGCCGAACAGGCGCTCGAAGCCCCGTCCGGTCATCACGTGCCCGTGGAGGTACTCGAAGTACCGCAGGTCCAGCCGGAAGGAGCCGTCCGGCTTGATGTCGATCAGCCGGTCGCGGATCAGCCCAGCGAAGCGGGGTGTGCCGTAGGGCGCCAAGCCCATCAGCTTGTACTCGCCGGAGTCCACCTTGAACCCGCAGAAGTAGGTGAAGGCCGAGTACAACAGGCCAAGCGAGTGCGGGAACCGCAGCTCGGCCAGCGGCCGCAGCGCGCTGCCCCGGCCGTGCCACAACGTCGTGGTCGCCCATTCGCCGACCCCGTCCACGCAGAGCACCGCGGCGGACTCGTACGGACTGGGCAGGAAGGCGGACGCGGCGTGCGACTCGTGGTGACGACGGCAGCTGATGTCGGGCACCGGCCCCAGCCGCAGCGCGCCCAACTCCCGCCGAACCTCGTCGGCCGCCCGCCGCTTCCAGGCCAGCCACGCGGGCAAGGCCGCCCGGAACGGCCGGTAGCCGTGCGGGACGGCGCCCACGAACGTGCTCAGCACACGGCGGAACTTCAGTGCCGGGTCCTCGTAGTAGGCGACCGCCGAGACGTCCCCCAGCTTGGCGCCCGCCTCATCGAGGCAGTACCGCACCGCGCGAGCCGGAAACGCCGAGTCGTGCCGGACCCGGGTGAACCGCTCCTCCTGGGCGGCGGCGATCGGCACGCCGTCCTCGACCAGGGCAGCCGCACTGTCGTGGTAGTAGGCGGAGATGCCGAGAACCAGATCGGTCAACGTGAGCATCCCTCCCGGCCGGCGAGGGCCGTTGGTCGGTCAGTACAGCGGGTACATGGTGCCGTCGTCGTCAGGCGACCGCTTCTTCTTGCGTAGCGCGCGGTTCCGCAGCAGCGCACCGATGATCGGCAGCCTGCGCAGCAGTTTCGCCATGCCCGTCCCTCCTATTTCCGTATTTTCCGCGACAGCCAGGATTTCGACCCGTTCCCCGCGCCGGCCTCGACCGGCAGCCGGTCGTCCCGAAGGTCCTCCAGGGCAGCCGTGATGAGCACCCGCAACGCCTCCGCGGCCGTCGCACTGGCCATCGACGGCCGCTTCTCCCGCTCCGCGGCCTGTGCCGGAGTGAACGGAATATGCACGAAGCCGCCGCGCAGCCGGGGGAACTCGGTGGCGATCAGGTGGGCGAGGCCGTAGGCGATGTGGTTGCACAGAAATGTGCCGGCGGTATGGGAGATCGTCGCCGGAATGCCGGCCTCCTGGATCGCCGCGACACAGCGCTTGATCGGCAGGGTGGTGAAGTACGCGGTGGGGCCGTCCGGCACGATTGGCGTGTCGGTCCGCTGGTTGCCCGCGTTGTCCGCACCGATGGCGTCGTCCAGGTTGATCGCCACCCGCTCGACGGTGATGTCGGGACGGCTGCCGCCCTGGCCGGTGGCGACAACGAGATCGGGCTCCGTCCCCACGATCGCCCTCCGCAGCGCCGTGATGGCGTCACCGAAGACACAGGGCAGCTCGACGGTGTCCAGGTCCGCGCCCGGAGGTGGCTCGGCCACCACCAGCCGAACGGCTTCCAGCGAGGAGCTGAGCACGTTTCGACCGAACGGACCCACCGACGTCAGTAGCACACGAATGACGATCCCCTCCTCTGCTTTCCCTCCGAAGTCCTCATGGACTCCACCGCGGTGTCGCCGGCGATCAACGGATCCCGCTGAGCTCGTACCGGTTGGCCGGCCGTGCGAGCCCGTAGTGATCCCGCACGGTGCGGCCGGCGTACTCCGTCCGGAAGAGTCCACGCTGCTGGAGAACGGGCACTACGTCGTCCACGAAGGACTCCAGACCGGACGGCAGCACCGGCGGCATGACGTTGAACCCATCGGCCGCGCCGGCCGTGAACCATTCCGTGATCACGTCCGCGATCCGAGTCGGCGTGCCCGCGACGGTGAGATGCCCGCGGCCGCCTCCCAGCCTGCCGATCAGCCCGCGCACGGTCAACTTCTCCCGGCGGGCCATCTCGACGATCACCGTGAACCGGCTCTTGCCCCCCTCGACCTGATCCTCGGTCGCGATGTGGTCGGGCAGTTCCTCGTCCAGGCGCAGGTCCTCCGGCGCGACCTTGAGCATCCCTGACAGCTGCTCGATCGCGTACTCCGGACGGATCAGCCGATCGAGTTCGGCGTCCAACGCGTCGGCTTCGGCCTGGGTGCGGCCGATGGTGGGCACGATGCCGGGCAGGATCTTCACCGTGTCCGGGTCACGGCCGAAAGCCGCCGCCCGTGCCTTCATGTCCGCGTAGAACGCCTGCGCGTCGGTGAGCGTCTGCTGCACGGTGAACACCGCGTCCGCGTGCCGGGCCGCGAAATCCCGTCCGTCCTCGGAGGACCCGGCCTGCACCAGCAGTGGATGTCCCTGTGGGCACCGCGGCACGTTCAGCGCCCCCGCGACCTTCACGTACGGGCCCTCGTGCTCCGGCGGATGCAGCCGGCTGTTGTCACCCCAGACGCCGTTCTCCTTGTCGGCCACGATGGTGTCGTCCTGCCAGCTGTCCCACAGCTTCCTGGACACCTCGACGAAGTCGTCGGCGCGGGCGTACCGGACACGGTGACCCGGCAACTCGTCCAGGCCGAAGTTCCGCGCGGCGCCGACGGTGGCGGTGGTGACGATGTTCCAGCCGGCCCGCCCGCCGCTGATGTGGTCGAGCGAGGCGAACCGCCGCGCCAGGTTGAACGGCTCGTTGTACGTGGTCGACGCGGTGGCGATCAGCCCGATGCGTTCGGTCGCGCCGGCCAGCACGGTGAGCAGCAGCGTCGGTTCCAGCGCGCACGTCGGGCGGCGGCCGATGTCGGTCCACAGCCCCG is a window encoding:
- the pcp gene encoding pyroglutamyl-peptidase I → MLLTSVGPFGRNVLSSSLEAVRLVVAEPPPGADLDTVELPCVFGDAITALRRAIVGTEPDLVVATGQGGSRPDITVERVAINLDDAIGADNAGNQRTDTPIVPDGPTAYFTTLPIKRCVAAIQEAGIPATISHTAGTFLCNHIAYGLAHLIATEFPRLRGGFVHIPFTPAQAAEREKRPSMASATAAEALRVLITAALEDLRDDRLPVEAGAGNGSKSWLSRKIRK
- a CDS encoding LLM class flavin-dependent oxidoreductase, which translates into the protein MTPPSTAPNWRYWRRSVNRKLHLNAFLSSVGHHEAAWRLDESDPFADTDIEHYKHLARVAERGKMDSLFLADQPGLWTDIGRRPTCALEPTLLLTVLAGATERIGLIATASTTYNEPFNLARRFASLDHISGGRAGWNIVTTATVGAARNFGLDELPGHRVRYARADDFVEVSRKLWDSWQDDTIVADKENGVWGDNSRLHPPEHEGPYVKVAGALNVPRCPQGHPLLVQAGSSEDGRDFAARHADAVFTVQQTLTDAQAFYADMKARAAAFGRDPDTVKILPGIVPTIGRTQAEADALDAELDRLIRPEYAIEQLSGMLKVAPEDLRLDEELPDHIATEDQVEGGKSRFTVIVEMARREKLTVRGLIGRLGGGRGHLTVAGTPTRIADVITEWFTAGAADGFNVMPPVLPSGLESFVDDVVPVLQQRGLFRTEYAGRTVRDHYGLARPANRYELSGIR